In Desulfovibrio psychrotolerans, a single window of DNA contains:
- a CDS encoding LysE family translocator, with amino-acid sequence MHISPDTEATAMDGMAESILNGIMGRHFLPLFLFCVTMCATPGPNNIMLTASGANFGFRRTVPHMLGITLGVQSMILVIGLGLGRLFTEYPAVHAAMEWVGGAYLLYLAWKIATIPPTAGTVPVAEPAAGSGTGPEAGNAGIRPAGRPFSFTQALLFQWVNPKCWMMIVGALASFSVAGGGSGHNPGSVAATVAGVAFIALGFLSAAPAIALWAYAGVKIRRFLETSLRQRVFNGVMAGLLVGSLALVHASRLV; translated from the coding sequence ATGCATATTTCACCCGATACGGAGGCCACGGCAATGGACGGTATGGCAGAGAGCATTCTGAACGGCATTATGGGCAGGCATTTCCTTCCTCTTTTCCTGTTCTGCGTAACCATGTGTGCCACACCCGGCCCCAACAACATCATGCTCACGGCGTCCGGTGCGAACTTCGGGTTCCGCCGCACCGTGCCGCACATGCTGGGTATAACCCTGGGCGTGCAGAGCATGATTCTTGTCATAGGGCTGGGGCTGGGAAGGCTGTTCACGGAGTATCCGGCCGTCCACGCGGCCATGGAATGGGTGGGCGGAGCCTATCTGCTGTATCTGGCGTGGAAGATTGCCACCATACCGCCCACGGCGGGTACGGTGCCCGTTGCGGAGCCGGCTGCCGGTTCCGGTACAGGTCCGGAGGCGGGCAACGCTGGGATCAGGCCTGCGGGCAGGCCGTTTTCCTTCACGCAGGCGCTGCTTTTTCAATGGGTGAATCCCAAGTGCTGGATGATGATTGTGGGGGCGCTTGCGTCATTTTCCGTGGCGGGCGGCGGCTCCGGGCATAATCCGGGCAGCGTGGCGGCAACGGTGGCGGGGGTGGCCTTTATAGCCTTGGGATTTCTGTCTGCGGCGCCTGCCATCGCCCTGTGGGCGTATGCGGGGGTGAAGATCCGGCGTTTTCTGGAAACATCGTTGCGGCAGCGGGTGTTCAACGGCGTCATGGCGGGGCTGCTGGTGGGATCGCTGGCATTGGTACACGCCTCCCGGCTGGTATAG
- a CDS encoding EAL and HDOD domain-containing protein encodes MPTAHSRSCPPHCGKQGSGTPEKVPPRHASVTPARQVGQVGQGRQSEQDRLNGQKGQNTPETPPSEPIFVARQPIFTADRDIWGYELLFRHSGTAATAQVEDQDVATARVIADGYQLAQSQIAADKRMLINFPRNLILSGAAFTLPAHQCVPEILEHVEPTPDILEACAKLKAAGYTLALDDYVGQPGYEELLALTDIVKVEVLGMNTMKLKLVTARLRQRPVLLLAEKVETAEMFEACRELGYGLFQGYHFSRPEIVPGSKVSSAQLVKARLLSMLCRDFEIGELAHVISRDASLTFRLLKYINSAAFGLRMQVESVSQAIALLGQNPIRQWLMVVLVADMNPSHAAQELTFLSVLRGRFLEQTARAARLPASADTMFLVGLLSRIDVLMGMPMAELMEQIPLEPDIRNAFLGAPNPLRQWLACVEALEEGRFDEARRVLAIYGIAPKDAAAVRLAATEWTQRILGQRD; translated from the coding sequence ATGCCCACCGCACATTCCCGTTCCTGTCCGCCCCACTGCGGCAAACAAGGCTCCGGCACCCCGGAAAAGGTGCCGCCTCGCCATGCGTCCGTGACTCCCGCCCGACAGGTCGGGCAGGTCGGGCAGGGCCGGCAGAGCGAACAGGACAGACTGAACGGGCAGAAAGGGCAGAACACACCGGAAACGCCGCCTTCGGAACCCATTTTTGTGGCCCGCCAGCCCATTTTTACCGCAGACAGAGACATATGGGGCTACGAACTGCTCTTCCGCCACAGCGGAACGGCGGCAACGGCGCAGGTGGAGGATCAGGATGTTGCCACCGCCCGCGTCATCGCGGACGGCTACCAGCTTGCCCAGTCCCAGATAGCTGCCGACAAGCGCATGCTCATCAATTTTCCGCGCAACCTCATCCTTTCAGGCGCGGCGTTCACCCTGCCTGCCCACCAGTGTGTGCCGGAAATTCTGGAGCATGTGGAACCCACGCCGGATATTCTGGAAGCCTGCGCCAAACTCAAAGCGGCGGGCTACACCCTTGCGCTGGACGACTACGTGGGACAACCGGGCTATGAGGAGCTTCTGGCGCTTACGGACATCGTCAAGGTGGAAGTGCTGGGCATGAACACCATGAAGCTCAAGCTGGTCACGGCACGGCTCCGGCAGCGTCCGGTGCTGCTGCTGGCGGAAAAGGTGGAAACGGCCGAGATGTTCGAAGCATGCAGGGAACTGGGATACGGCCTGTTTCAGGGCTACCATTTCAGCAGGCCGGAAATCGTGCCCGGCAGCAAGGTTTCCTCCGCCCAACTGGTAAAAGCACGGCTGCTGTCCATGCTGTGCCGGGACTTTGAGATAGGCGAACTCGCTCATGTCATCTCGCGTGATGCCTCGCTCACCTTCCGTCTGCTCAAATATATCAACTCCGCTGCCTTCGGCCTGCGCATGCAGGTGGAATCGGTCAGTCAGGCCATTGCGCTGCTGGGGCAGAACCCCATCCGCCAATGGCTCATGGTGGTGCTGGTGGCAGACATGAACCCCAGCCATGCCGCGCAGGAACTTACCTTCCTTTCCGTGCTCCGGGGCCGTTTTCTGGAACAGACAGCACGCGCTGCGCGTCTGCCTGCTTCTGCAGACACCATGTTCCTTGTGGGGCTGCTCTCGCGCATAGATGTGCTCATGGGCATGCCCATGGCTGAACTTATGGAACAGATTCCGCTGGAACCCGATATCCGGAACGCCTTTCTGGGTGCCCCCAACCCGTTGCGCCAATGGCTTGCCTGTGTGGAAGCGCTGGAAGAAGGCCGCTTTGACGAAGCCCGAAGGGTGCTGGCCATCTACGGCATTGCTCCAAAGGATGCCGCCGCCGTGCGGCTGGCCGCCACGGAATGGACCCAGCGCATACTGGGTCAGCGGGACTGA
- a CDS encoding HAD family hydrolase yields MAIAAQDIQVIFFDFSGVLAEEGFVQGLKEIGRRNGQDPETFLRTAADICYANGYASGRADEHAFWNDVRADTGVTGTDEELRREILSRFIIRPWMLRAAAQVRRSNLRTAILSDHTNWLEELDAVHGIFRHFDRVFNSFREGMTKRSADFFTHACAVMSVQPHHALFIDDNPSNTDRAATVGLNTITYTTYAEFVTRMRGFVPGIVLPPEGSVS; encoded by the coding sequence ATGGCGATAGCCGCGCAGGATATTCAGGTGATATTTTTTGATTTCAGCGGTGTTCTGGCAGAAGAGGGATTTGTTCAGGGACTCAAGGAAATAGGCAGACGCAACGGGCAGGACCCGGAAACATTCCTGCGTACGGCGGCAGACATATGCTACGCCAACGGCTACGCCTCCGGCAGGGCGGACGAGCACGCCTTCTGGAATGACGTGCGCGCAGACACCGGCGTTACAGGAACCGATGAGGAGCTGCGCCGGGAGATACTCTCCCGTTTCATCATCCGCCCGTGGATGCTCCGCGCCGCAGCACAGGTACGCAGGAGCAACCTGCGCACAGCCATTCTCAGCGACCACACCAACTGGCTGGAAGAACTGGACGCCGTGCACGGCATCTTCCGCCACTTTGACAGGGTATTCAACTCCTTCCGGGAAGGCATGACCAAGCGGTCCGCAGACTTCTTCACCCACGCCTGCGCCGTCATGTCCGTGCAGCCGCACCACGCGCTGTTCATAGACGACAACCCTTCCAATACCGACAGGGCAGCGACGGTGGGCCTGAACACCATCACCTACACCACCTACGCCGAATTCGTAACCCGCATGCGCGGCTTTGTTCCCGGCATCGTGCTGCCGCCGGAAGGGTCGGTAAGCTGA